TCGCCGGGTCGAGCGGCCGGTCCCAGTCGAGCACCGTGAGATCGGTCTCGAGATCGCTCGACTGGCCCGCGAGGATGTCCGCGATCGCCGCGTCGTCGGGCGAGGCGGAGGCGCGCACGAGCCGGTCCGCCTCTTCGGGGCTCGAGACGAGCTCGGGCTTCACGACGAAGAGGATGCGGATGCCGGCGGCGCTGCGCCCGTGCTCGCGGGCGGCCTCGTGGATGCGGGCCCGGTAGGCGCGGATCGAGTCGACGTCGAGCGGCGAGAGCGCGAGCTGCACGTCCGAGTTGCGTCCCGCGAAGGCGAGGCCGGGGCCCGAGCCGCCGGGGGAGACGATGGCGGGCTCGCCCAGGTCCCCGAAGGGCGGCGCGTTGAGCGGCCCCGCGACCCGGAAGTGCTCGCCCTCGTGGCGGAAGGCGTCGAGCCTCGAGGCGTCCGCGTAGCGTCCCGTCTCCGCATCCTCGACGAGCGCGCCATCGCCCCAGCTGCGCCAGAGGCGCCGCAGGAGCGAGGTCCACTCCTCGGCGCGCTCGTACGCGGCGTCGTGGGCGAGCTCGGGGAGGCCGACGTGCCGTGCGCTCTTGACGTCCGTCACGACGTTGAGGCCGAAGCGCCCCCGGCTGAGATGGTGGAGCGTGGCCGCCTGCCGCGCGGCGAGGTACGGCGGCGTGATGCCGGCGTTCACGGTCGGGGCGACGCCGATCGAGCGGGTGGCCTGGAACAGGTAGGGCGCGAGCAGGAGCGGGTCGAGCTTGGGCCCGCCGTAGGCCTCGCGGATGCGCACGTCGAGGGTCTCCTCCGTGCCGAGCGAGATCGCGTCCTCCGCGATGACGAGGTCGAGGCCCGCCTGCTCGAGCTCGCGCACGGCCTGCTGGTAGATCGCGGGGTCGGTCCAGCGCCAGTCCCAGCGCTGGGAGGGCCGCTTCCAGCCCTGCGGGCCGAAGCCGCGCGAGAAGAACCAGCCGAGGTGCTGCATCCGGGTCATGGGCGCTCCTAGGCGACGGCGGCCGCAGCCGACTCGCGCTCCCGGTCCGGCGAGGTGGCGGCCGTGGCGGCGTCGAGCGCTCGGCCGAGGTCGGCGCGGA
The Homoserinibacter sp. YIM 151385 DNA segment above includes these coding regions:
- a CDS encoding LLM class flavin-dependent oxidoreductase, with the protein product MTRMQHLGWFFSRGFGPQGWKRPSQRWDWRWTDPAIYQQAVRELEQAGLDLVIAEDAISLGTEETLDVRIREAYGGPKLDPLLLAPYLFQATRSIGVAPTVNAGITPPYLAARQAATLHHLSRGRFGLNVVTDVKSARHVGLPELAHDAAYERAEEWTSLLRRLWRSWGDGALVEDAETGRYADASRLDAFRHEGEHFRVAGPLNAPPFGDLGEPAIVSPGGSGPGLAFAGRNSDVQLALSPLDVDSIRAYRARIHEAAREHGRSAAGIRILFVVKPELVSSPEEADRLVRASASPDDAAIADILAGQSSDLETDLTVLDWDRPLDPAIFGDHVSQGTIRGLRGPYERFEDATLRELAAAKARRRRLPDGGTVGTAEELADVLEALGDDADNDGIILSGDLHPVTVHRMLDELVPVLRRRGVLRTEYGDGGIRANLFDF